The Papilio machaon chromosome 2, ilPapMach1.1, whole genome shotgun sequence genome segment GGTTACAATTTTACtctgttatttttatcaacaatggcaacaaattgttatttttgatcgAAGCACTTATAATAATAGAGTATAATACTACAAACACACATGGTTGCAGACTAAAAGCTAAGCTATTCCAAACCTAAACTAAGCCAGTTTAGCTAAGCTAAGCTAATCTAAAAATATGTCCTATACATACCAAGAACTAACTGTAAGCGCAATGTTACAAAGTTCAACTTGACGGACGTTGTTTAGCACTGGCAAAGAATGAACGAAAGGAGTGCAGGGTAGACGGGAGACTTAGCTTAGCTTGCGCATCGGCATACAAAACTAACTTAGCTTCGCAAATTTTAGTTAGCTCAAATAGCTTAGTTTACAGTCTGcacacaattataaaatactgcGTCAGCTATACGAACTAAACTAACTTAGCTTTCGGTCTGCAATCCgcataaatacataattagtaagaaaataGTAAATGAGAACGTATAAaaggatgaatgtttgtttgaaggtatctccagaaaggttgcatgtagaacatagcctggaagaaaaGATAGGCTACTactattctttttaaattctgtgcGGCGATAGCTAGTACCTACATCTATACATGGAGAAGTTAtccaataaatatgaaaacgcATATCTATTAGGAAACAAGATCTAACTTTACTGTACTCTACGTGACTCGATTACATTtgaatgtattatattaaaacaaatatatcaaacaaatacgaaaaaaaaatacttcaaattaaattgcCTAATATTGTTCTTACTTTAATTGGAAGTTATAACGTGTAGCCACAATTTACCCTTATATAGAGAAGTAGAGGAAAATTTGCCAgcattattaattgaaatgtaaacCTCGTAGatacatacaattttaaactcATTCCGCTTTATTCCAGAACAAAGgacaattttgatattttattgtatcctgactaaaattattttaaaggcaGAGTTGAATATTTTGATGTCTATTggaataaccatttttttagccattaacaaaatatgaacAGCTAACAGtctgtccgcgcgaaattaaaaaaaaaaagtagcatTTGTGTTCTTTCTAGCTATGTTcacttacaattaaaattttattggtaatatataaattacaggtcataaaagtaaaagttaataaatctATCTTATGATAACATAATCtcaatataaagtaataaattgtttacacaaaataatttgattaaaagtGAACacacaaattaacatttttttttcagtcaaaAAATTCTTCATAGCTATACAGAGCTGTTTTATAGAAGGGGGTaaacgagcggcgggaacaccaaggtgatcATCGACTCCtctggacatccgcaacactaaaGGAACTggagatgcgttgccggcctttaagaaatatatatgctcgcttcttgaaggaccctaagtcgtactggtttgggaATActgccgaggacagaccatttaAAATGACCAGGCAAAAGATTTCGCGacaaccgcactgttgtggaatgccaacCACCCAGATGGTATGGAGTTTTTCTTCTACATTTATCAGAGATTAATGCTGCCTTTCTGGAGACACCTTCTTACATCCCTCATACAACCAACAAAcattcggatttataatattagtaagaaaataaGAATAAGATAGCTATACaagagtttatatttttagtagtttttctttatttacttacgATGAGTAAACATTTACTTTATCATCAATATAGCAGTACTCAGAATTGTATACAATAACAAGATCAAACAGCAgacataataaagaaaaacaatttgaacGAAAACATTATTCGACCTATTTCGTCAAATAACCTATTTTCCGAAGATATTATCCATGCGTAGCAAAGCgagtaaactatatttttaatttagctgCTTTAAACgatcaataataaaacaggGACGGATATTACCATAGACAAGAAAGTACAACATTAGAATTAGACATTAACGATGTccttaaaaaactaaactgaTACTggctaataataattaataaatacaaatattataaagaaaaaatatttgattgtttgcgTTGAATAGGTTCCAAAACTACCgaacgaatttaaaaaattctttcactgttgggaaccTGCACTCACCTAAgagtgacataggctatatttattgctattttttttaatccgcgagGACGATGTCACGAACAACtgttgtataatataaatatataagtaccAGTGGTCGATCATTGGTCGAGttatgaaatatgaaattaaagtaataataattcaaagattttttttattaaaaatagctttatgcACTTCTTAGTTACAGTTAACTGTGTCAAATTGCACGTCGCGGAATATGATTAAAAAGGGGTATACAAGTTTTCGCTCCACGTATTACGAGAATATATTTGCTTGAATACTAAATTTTGTCATCTAGTTGGGATATCACGATCTTAATAAGTCTTTATTTTGCGGAAATAAAGGATGTATTCCGACATTAGTTActgttaatacttttttaaacaagcttaaataatttattaattaaagtggTTAGGAAAAGCTCGACCTTGTCGATTTAACTTTCATAGACTTTCGCCTTTGGTTTAcagcatttaaattatttatacgagTAAATAACTGCTATAACTAtcctataatatatattaactatGTGTAGGTACTatacattgattttatatGCTAACTAGCTGTGatccgcgattccgtccgtgcggagttaaaaaaaaacttaataagtagcctgtgtctttcttccagactacattctacatctatgccaaatttaattaagatctgttgagccgttctacaGATAATTCTAAgagacatccatccatccatacatacatccaaagattcgcatttataatattaagtaaaataagatgTCTGTCGATAAttaatcgtttattttttgttattttaaagatttcgagcattttttactttgagtTGAAGATCAGTTACATAACAAGGAAATCATTTTCATATGCACATGGAATggaaaaactttttcattacttctaattaattttagaaataaaactgttGTTTAGACAAACAGTatcttattaactttattttaattaattaaccgaataattactttttttctagatccttaaaaaaattaactactaATAAAAACTTGCCCTTGCTTTTTCTGCTAGAAACCAGGgcaattataatgttttctataaagcaatacaaaaatataatactcaAGACACATTTTATGCTTTTCAATtatatctattaattaaattataaattaaaaaccataaaaacctttataattatgaatataaaaacgtGATCTAGCATTTAAAATTCACTCATatcttattatcttactagtactataaattcaaatgtttagatggatggatggatgtttattactagGAATCGCTGGAATAATTGCATGGAtctcaattaaatttggtatagatgtaagaacacagtctggaagaacatataggctactattttttctaataacatGCAGCCGGAGTTGAGGGCAACAGGTcgtagaatataaattaaaaatatataaaaggataaaaattatatatgttaaaatgttgGTCAAactgttatattattatattttggtgTCATTGAggtattttactaaatatttaacatcaaaacaaaatTCTGCACAATTCATATACACAATAGTAgatttaacattatataagATTCTCAATTAAGTAATctacattgaattttaaacaatataataaaaaaaaagagtcATTCTCATTCGGTATGAACTTGGAtccacacatttttttaaaaaccttgaattttaaaatttaaacaaacaagtAATTTATGCCACATGTTAAAGtttctacattattattaaataaaatttctaaatatgttaatactttattattattaaatgtgaaTGTGGGTTATGTGACAgggttatttttaatgttagttttttatgttagaGGAAAAATTGCTTGCACTAAATAGGCACCGAAACaactgaattgatttgaaagaaaaaattcttatacaGACATAGgctattactagatttttttttaatccacacAAAGTTACTGGCAACTAGTACAGGCTACTACAATAACCTATCTTGTTATTTGCTATCACAATATaagcatttttaattgttttatttgcaaaaaagCTATTGTATCTCTGAACTTAAAACAGTCATGTCATAAAGTTGTTTTGTATTGTGTGGATTATTTTAGCTTGTTAAATTACCTTaggaaatattaaacaattaaattaaaatcaggAAAATTAATCACTTTAATTGGTGATAACTAAAAtaggtttttaattataggtccaaaatatttctttcagAAGAAAATTAACTTTCTAACAATTGTAATTTGATTGAGATTTCAATATCAATGTAAAAGTCTTTgtgaatacataatttatgttaaaaataaattttaaaggtaCAGGGTAATAATTAATCTATGTATGTAggttgaaaaaaattgttatacattgatttttaaatatatgtgtacaggtataattttacttacaccattttattaattaattattattaatttagagatttttttctaaagggttattaattaaatgttattaatttagagatttttttaaagggtttctttatttttgaagtattaacctaagttaaaataaaaatattgttatcctGACTTAAGCAAaagctaaaataatttaaaataaatatttcatgttgagaaaaattaaaaaaaaatctaggcTAAATTTGATTGGTAAAGTTATGCaactttaaaaagttatgatgaaaataaactttactaaaatataaaattagtactTCTGCATTTATTAGGTTTTAATGTttacctttaaaaattaaagatggGAGAAATCAGAACGAATTACTCATTAACTGATGATTATGTGGCaaaagaaatcaaaatatGACACCATATGGTagacataaaacatattaacaatAAGAAGCGCAATCATATTTCAATTACTTAAAACCTTGAAAATTTTGTCGCAATCTAAAAATAGAGCATCCATATCGTTatgttaagaatattttttagacTAACAAAAGATATCATTACATTACtagtttaaacatatttttaacatttatatattccaaCATTCTCCATTTAACTTGTTCTAAACGGTTATCTTCaagttaagttaataaaagtaattaataaagttataaaattgttaaactcGCACTTACATGGGAAAATAGCTCTTCGGGAACAGCAATGCTTTTATTCGTCTCTAAATAATTATTCCAATCAAACTCCATGTctcattcaaattaaattcataattttgacatttaataaaataactacatataataattaaaataacaaataataaagaaaggTCGAACCAAGTCGAACTTGCTTCTTCAAATTTCAGTTCATtgaatgaaattgaaattcaCCGACCTGCAGTTTCCTATCTCTCTTCTCGCCAGAACGAGTGTAACATAACAAATTACATCTGTCTCTCTCCACctcatattaaatgtatatagttatcttatttttgatgttttatgGTAAATGAGAAGAATAAAAATTcctaaattagtttaaaatacctgtataaatcttttattattatcttagcGTACATAAACCTAAttctaaaaagtaacaataaaacttactttaactgaaaaaattacttaaaaatgacaattttttttgcgttaaacgaaaaatattttgtgttgTCATCTCAAGAAATGAATGAAATGTGGATTGAACTAAGAATGAAATACTCATCAATATACAACGATGTACCTTATTCTTTTTTCATCGATTCGAAGAAGATGTcgatttcatttatttgtacTAAATTCTAGTTCTACAAATCTTTTTCGACGTGAAACTTCTTTAACATCTTATTGACCAAACTGATGTAGggcaatttaatgtaaaaatttatagaacACATTTGACACAACACCATAACTCAACAACGTACCCTTAAAAACTTTTGTCAAATTTcgattacattattatttcgaTTACATATCGAACATCGTTGAAATGTTGTATCAGTAGAcccctttttattttatttactaaagatGTTTCAGTAAAAATTGGTCCATGAACTCTGCCAAGCTGCACTCTGGGTTAGGGATTGTTGTTTTAGTATTAGTGATTTTGACTTGTTTAGTAATCGAATTCTTACAATTACTGGAAATCTATAACTAtctaaaactatataaaaattgagtaaatttcttttcttttgactgaaattcatcatcatcactaACATCCGCTCACTGTAGCGATACTACTACCACTATAGTGAGGGCGTATACGCCCCACTGAGGGCCAAAGAAACTACCCCATgttaggggtgattaggccatTGTTAACTTTGCTGCGCCGCATGCATGCAGTGCATGTCAGGTCATAGGTCCATCTGACTGAAATTAATGAAGAGTTATTGCAAGTGAGTCACTTTTGATTACGAATATTCGCAGTGAATAGTGCGCGCACAACACTAGCCGATGTTTGACAGGTGACGTGTGACGTGACGTGAATGGGTGAATGGAACGAAAAGTCACTagaaatttacattttgactTATTGCTTCTTAAAACATAGCTGtaattggaaaaaaattgtatcaatTGTAAAGTTAACCGTTTACTGTGGTGAAAAAGtgtagaaataaatgttttattgaaaattaaaacaattgattATCAGTGACCTATTAAACATGTGAATGCTTTATATTTTCGTGATATACGTCTATTTGCAAGATCAACAATGAATACTGTTAACGGaataatttacacattttCGTCCAGCAACTCCTCAACTCCGGCGGACGAGGGTTGTATGTTAGTAAATACGTCCCAgaatgttattattaccggGGCTTACAACGGGATACCACAAACGTTAATCCTTAACGTGATATCTTGGACGTGTCTCATCGCTTTGTTCACAATACTGCGACGTACGGCTTGGAACTATGGCCGTATGGCACTAGTCCAGCGTTCAAGAAATCGTTGGACTAATTTATTCTACCGTGGCGCCGACGGCGATTCGCTCGTCGAAAGGCGGCGAAGTCAGGACGAGGCTTCAACCATCGACGAAGGATTCTTTGCGTGGCTACCGGCCGTCTTCCGCCTCACGCGCGAGCAGGTTCTTGCGAAATGCGGCCCGGACGCGGTTCACTACCTTTCATTCCAGCGACATGCAATAACactaatgtttattgttacaattgtGTCTATTGGGATCATATTGCCCATTAACTTTCAGGGAACAAACTTACAAGTTGATGCAAATACATTCAGTAGAACAACTTTGACTAATTTAAATGGAAGGTCCTTATGGCTTTGGGCACATACATTGATTAGTATTTGTTTTCTGCCAATTTCAGTGCTAATTATGAGAAGATGCACTGGACGCAAACCCGTACCTACCTCTATGACTGGAACTGTTATGATAACTAATATATCCAAAGGTGATAGAAATGAGGCGACTATCAGAGCATATTTCACGCACAACTTTCCACATATTCAAATAGTTGACTTACGTCTGGCATACAACATCAATAAGCTTAATGAAGTTCAAGAGAAGAAGGAAATGGTTACAGAAGCTCTCATTTACACTgatacatattacaaaaagaCTGGGAAAAGAATAACTGTGCGGAAGGAACTATGCGGTCCCGAGGTTGATGCATTGGAGTATTACACAAATGAAGAAAAGCGTCTCAAGGATGAAGCTAAAAGGTGCCGTGCTATGGTTCTTAATGATCCACTTGGCATTGCATTCCTGACGCTACCATCATACCAGCTGGCTGAACATGTTATTAACAACTTTAATTTGCACCGTGGCTGGGTGCTCACACATGCTACAAACCCTTCTGACATTGTGTGGGAGAACCTGAGCGTACAACCCAGTGTTTGGTATGTTAAAGCTATAATTGTCAATTTTGCCCTCTTCATTGTTCTATTTTTCCTAACAACACCAGCTATTATAGTCAATCTATTTAACACATTGGTTGTTAAACCTGACTCTTTGAATAGAATTAGcagtattatatttgaatttcttccgACCCTGTTGCTGTGGACCATGGCTGCAGTGATGCCAGCGATTGTAGGCTTTACCGATAAATTCCTCTCGCACTGGACCAAATCTCAACAGAACTACTCGATAATGACAAAAACCGTATCATTCTTGTTACTCATGACTTTGATATTGCCATCTCTAGGATTGGCCAGTGCTGAAGCTTTTGTTGCGTGGACATTACACCACGAGAACGATACAATGCGATGGGATTGCGTATTTCTACCCGACAAAGGCGCCTTTTTCGTTAATTACGTCATTACGTCTGGCTTTATTGGTACTGCACTTGAATTGATTCGCTTCCCTGAATTGTTCTTATATGTTTGGTATCTCTTGCAGTCAAAGTCGAAAGCTGAAAAgagttatgttaaaaaagcTATCCTTTACGAGTTTCCATTCGGTGTACATTATGCATGGAGTTTGGCTATTATATCTATCACAATAGTGTACAGTCTCGCTTGTCCACTGATTTCCCCCTTTGGCCTGATATACCTGCTGTTGAAGCACATAGGCGACAAGCACAACTTGTACTTTGCTTACGGGCCAAGCGACATGAGCGGGGTCGGGGGCGGGCGAATCCACGCTGCGGCCGTGAGGATGGTGCGAGTATCCGTGTTACTGTTACTCGTGAACATGGCGGCGTGGGCGGGCCTGCGTTCGGGCTTCGAGGCGCGCACTATAATTCTAATTATGGCATCGATTGTCGCGTTCGGTACTTTCCTGCTGCTCAGTCCATTTCCGAGTTGCACGCCGCCGGCGCCGCTGCAGGCTGAGACAAGTGTGCGATTCCAGGAGTACGTGGCTCCCGTTCTATTGAAACCGGTCGACTCTACCCCGGTATCGACGCCCTCTACCCCTGATTACGGCGCTAATTCACCTGTTATTAATCCTACTTATAACCCCAACCctataaacatataattttttagtttagcaaaattaataataacaaagataTCATTTAtcacaacaaaataataatattgacacAATcagattattattaacacCTTGATATTGATTGAAAATGAGTATTATTGTGATGTGtactatgtaaataaaaaatgtaatatttttatattagatgtaATTTAGCCATTTAACTGTGCATTAAAAATCATCTCTTAAAACACATCTATTCTTTAAATTAGTTCTATATTATCATATCaatttcaacattattaatacaaccaaaattttcaatacatGTTCTTTCACTATATCTTGTAAGCACCTGTTTAAATATGGAGTGGAACAAAGAATATGACCAGAGATCaagttagtttattaaaaataaatcataacacaaggtacttaaattatgttttcttaaaaacaaattaaaaaagtgcaaaaaaaaaaattttacagtgaataattaattaaaacaaaagtcaGCAATAcctagtttaaatttaattgaaatttaattttatttacaaattaaaatctaaagtTTACAACACAATTGTTATGTTTCTagattttacttaatatagaaacttatgttttaatttattattacttatttgcCCTTTTTACATGTGAGTAATATAGCTACTATAGCTTATTACAAACTTGCTTTATGTTTGATATGACATTGATTTTGCTTGAACAAATAGTACCTTAATGTAGTGTACACAAAGTATCTTATTTCCTGTGAATTTCCATACCTGTTTCATTATTGTGTTTCATCTGATGGGTGTGTTTACTGGAGGCCTAATATTAGTTCCCCtacccacccttttcttataggaAAGGATAGGAAATGAAAAGGGATTTATGTAAGGACACATGAAGGGGgaatatttttctgtattcTGAGGTGGCCGTttaccaccttataatatgcaaaaaaaaaaactgtatgaaaatatatcattatcaCAGTTTATCCAAGAAAAATGAGagaaattacaatatgtttttgtacaagtttttTGGTCGctgtaatttcattaaaattggtatatttttagcaacaatttaaaattgaacaacAGTTAAAAATCACGTTTTGATGACGTCATTGcgtttccttataaaaaattactttattttagaatacaaattttagataaagacaatataaattttgtctatggattttattcattagatttgatatatttgaaaattctgCAGGTTTTAGGTATCTTAAGGTATCTTTTTTGCAATTATTATGGATAAATGCAAGTAAAAACATGCAATAACTTTATAGAATTGTTACGCAATATAATATGCACTTTCTTTTCACAAGTACGTTTGCCGTTTGTCTGTGATTTgttgcttaatttttatttttatataacttatgtacctttttaattatattatgaattgttgtaatgtattttttgtgtatAGATATTGTATTGAATCAACATTTGTCCTTTCGCCTGTGTATATATTTACGGTCCAATTACTTTGTTATCACTGACTCGATGTACGTTTTAATTCtgcgataatttttatcaattatatgACGTACGAATTTGCACATTGccttttattttcatgtctAACCTAACATAACCATCGAGAATGAAAGTTTAACAGCATCCAGCAGCATGGAGGTCGTCCGTCGGAACATGACAATTACTCTCGCTTATCCGGGTTCGACTGTAGTTTGAATCTgcttactaaataatattattttaattatcgcATAAAATCctacaatattatataggAAAAATTAAGCATATATTTTTGCATTAGCGAAATTATAAGGTaagataataaacaaaaacaacctTATCTTTAATGAAGAAGAAATCGAACAATGTAATTGCAAAATgtaattagtaatattaacttCATTGCGTGTTATACTAACGATTTCTTGTAATGGTGCTAATCGATCATGACTATTTGtcgattaaagttaaataacattatacatGACTtacatttaactaaataattaaactaaattagttatagctagcgttgccaggcgtccggataaagccgcaTTTTTTGATTGTGTGtcttaaatttcttatttctaaTTCTCTTTTCGATGTTACATAGCgacactaattttattaatgtgagCAAGATATAGACATCAAAATTACGCATGCAAGCCCTCTTGCCCATTACTTTAAAACGCAACGGGCAAAAGGGCTTTTATGCGGCTAAACTTGTGCGTTTCCatgtttcttaatttaatctgtttttaatgaaaacttaggtaaatactttattagatTTACTTTTGCAACAATAACCCAAACCTAAAACAAAATGGTTTCCATAACGAATTCCAACAGTATCGTAGTCAATGCTAGTCGGAGTGAAGTGACCATGACCGACTAAAgaagttttaatttcacaacAACCaactaacatttatttttaagagaaattacaaattattttactctgtggcaataaatttaaaatccttgtttatttttatttcttgaccTTCGCAAAGGGATTGGCAAAAATTTTGGATAATGttctcattttatttaattcattattgatttctataataatttcttcatACTGGTGTAAAGCAGTAGAGAATTTTCACGCTTTGCATTTGTTATGAATCATGTAACGCTTTGTCTGGGCTAAGTGATGCAATGAAATATATGCGGAGTGTTTGCCGCCTCTACCTTTCACTGCAAAATGCTTATCGTATTAGATAAAACGGGCAATGACTAAATAATACAGACAcgaaaactaaatatttatcgataacaatgtataaaataagcacttaaataaatagcgatattttaaagcattttgATTATGTTCTTATGATTATGAATATACTCTGATTcctgttaaatttttactcaAAATCACTTGTGGCGAATCAAACAGAATGTTCAGTGACGAAGTCCCATGTTATCGTGGAAAACATGTGtagaattaaactaaattaagacattataaaatgagattgtaatttattactcGTCCATATTTGGGCTGATCGCCATCGGTATcgctattgaaataaaaaatatactgaatatatattttttctatttactaaGTATATTAGCAACATGTATTTCAGGCAAAAAACACTCCTAATAGGTGATAATTAATGACTTCCATTTTGAACAATACTGAGACAGGCAATGTATTTACGCACATCAGGTTAGCGTCATCTACGACCTTACATAGCCGTTCAATGTCGCATCGGGTCGATGCAACTACGTCTAATCTCTTtagaatctttattttatatatagcagcatttaattaaacagcCATATTTAAGCTTCTGTTCATAGAGACTTCAAAGTTTTTGTATCGGTTATGTCTCGATATTACTTATAGTATTTGCTCATTCTTTTACATCAAAATGagttttcttatattttaaaaaataaaagtgaatggctttatatttgaacaaaaatcagacattttgtaatttatggaACTTGagtcatatattatttttgttcaatGCCTATGAGTCATTTTCTAAAGGCCGAGACACACCGAACAAGACACTTAAATGTAGGAATGATAACTCAGATCTTTCATCTTtagtaaatgaataaaaacttcCAACTATTGTTAAACAAGCAACCATTAAGATCGATACAGATTACAGACCATCGTTTCCGCATCCTCGTCATTATGAGTTCTAACCCTAAGCATAGATTTACAAGATGTTTCGATAGACGAAAATCTATGGGGATGGTTAGGGTTACACAAACATATCATAATTCCCTTcaaaaaaactgagataataATTTCTTGTCAATGTTAATGTTGGTCATAAAATTTAGTCACGATTATTTATACTATTCAGTATAACCAGCGCTTTACCTACGCGCTATTTTAGAAATACCTACTCATCTAAGAATCGGTagttaagctaaaatgtactgtcagcttaattttattaactattgaAACTTTAGAGGCCTCTTGGAATTAGGATAGAAAACCAATTTGATACTCTAGTCGCCTAACGGACAGCTTTAACCTGTTTCCGTTTcgttgaatattattttacacattgAATATTCACAtgatcaatattaattttgtttaacgaTTGTTATCGTTTTGGCTAAATCTTGGATTTAAATTCGATTATGCTACACAGAGATAAGACGAAACAGcgaagtaattttatatacaaggCAACGATGTTTATGACTTCGAACCCGTTTTATTATCATATTCAAATGAACGAATTGAAAACAAGTAAGCGACTATATTTTAAGgatgattaaataatttaataaagaaaatgacaCAACTGTTATTTCTGTGTGATTAACgtgatttgttaaaattatttatatcaaaatcaacaacaataaattattttgtcgtTGTCCTGGTTGACTGtgtaatatgtaaaacaatatacatatacaacagtctgtatcaataaataatatatcgcGTGACGTTTACACCAGCGAGAACTGAACGGAACGTGAAACGGAGtgcaaattaatataaacatggA includes the following:
- the LOC106716033 gene encoding CSC1-like protein 2 → MNTVNGIIYTFSSSNSSTPADEGCMLVNTSQNVIITGAYNGIPQTLILNVISWTCLIALFTILRRTAWNYGRMALVQRSRNRWTNLFYRGADGDSLVERRRSQDEASTIDEGFFAWLPAVFRLTREQVLAKCGPDAVHYLSFQRHAITLMFIVTIVSIGIILPINFQGTNLQVDANTFSRTTLTNLNGRSLWLWAHTLISICFLPISVLIMRRCTGRKPVPTSMTGTVMITNISKGDRNEATIRAYFTHNFPHIQIVDLRLAYNINKLNEVQEKKEMVTEALIYTDTYYKKTGKRITVRKELCGPEVDALEYYTNEEKRLKDEAKRCRAMVLNDPLGIAFLTLPSYQLAEHVINNFNLHRGWVLTHATNPSDIVWENLSVQPSVWYVKAIIVNFALFIVLFFLTTPAIIVNLFNTLVVKPDSLNRISSIIFEFLPTLLLWTMAAVMPAIVGFTDKFLSHWTKSQQNYSIMTKTVSFLLLMTLILPSLGLASAEAFVAWTLHHENDTMRWDCVFLPDKGAFFVNYVITSGFIGTALELIRFPELFLYVWYLLQSKSKAEKSYVKKAILYEFPFGVHYAWSLAIISITIVYSLACPLISPFGLIYLLLKHIGDKHNLYFAYGPSDMSGVGGGRIHAAAVRMVRVSVLLLLVNMAAWAGLRSGFEARTIILIMASIVAFGTFLLLSPFPSCTPPAPLQAETSVRFQEYVAPVLLKPVDSTPVSTPSTPDYGANSPVINPTYNPNPINI